One Tunturibacter gelidoferens genomic region harbors:
- a CDS encoding FAD-dependent thymidylate synthase yields MPANQKTDIQTSTPANVPAAHPPASETDVYAIHGADPEVLAYAMAKYSRSALTMKESLSEISSQRAEQFLNTFYFAYGHRSIADLAHIPFAIERLSLLAAIELVDETRWDGQERSTRYQNFRLSGWFTPALAAESPTFTAAVERLFATYDKVSAGMLTALKAAIPQPESMKPDAYERTLKARAFDVARYLLPLATNTSLGQIVNARTLETQVSRLLTSDFAEIRQLGEKLRNAASEAAWNVQHAAGEVLCEEIASVDADCARRAHEAFLRPVKAAPTLVKYATPNDYQRETRSELAHAAKFLMGSQPIAPSPVVDLLDGDEPLEVELATSLLYPHCHYPYRQLRHSVAALSANQRGEIISLGTKHRGRHDELLRSFSSGHSLRFDILMDIGGFRDMHRHRRCVQLLQPYTDLHGYDEPICPGQPTLAEAGLETLYSETLAVTYATYRSLRDSDIPEAAQSAQYLLPLATRCRSLFKMDFAEALYISELRSGVAGHFSYRRVAWEMYRAVAKKHPSLAQYFRIEDVNEPVDLLRR; encoded by the coding sequence ATGCCAGCGAACCAGAAGACAGACATCCAGACCTCTACCCCCGCCAACGTCCCTGCCGCCCACCCACCGGCCAGCGAGACCGACGTCTACGCCATCCACGGCGCCGACCCCGAGGTCCTCGCCTACGCCATGGCCAAGTACTCCCGCTCCGCCCTCACCATGAAGGAGTCTCTCTCTGAGATCAGCTCCCAGCGCGCCGAGCAGTTCCTCAACACCTTCTACTTTGCTTACGGCCATCGCTCCATCGCCGACCTCGCCCACATCCCCTTCGCCATCGAACGCCTCTCCCTCCTCGCCGCCATCGAGCTCGTCGACGAGACACGCTGGGACGGCCAGGAGCGCTCCACCCGCTACCAGAACTTCCGCCTCTCCGGCTGGTTCACCCCCGCGCTCGCCGCCGAAAGCCCCACCTTCACCGCCGCCGTCGAGCGCCTCTTCGCCACCTACGACAAGGTCAGCGCCGGCATGCTCACCGCGCTCAAGGCCGCCATTCCGCAGCCCGAATCCATGAAGCCCGACGCCTACGAGCGCACCCTCAAGGCCCGCGCCTTCGACGTCGCCCGCTATCTCCTCCCGCTCGCGACCAACACCTCACTCGGCCAGATCGTCAACGCCCGCACCCTCGAAACCCAGGTCTCGCGCCTTCTGACCAGCGACTTCGCCGAGATCCGCCAGCTCGGCGAAAAGCTCCGCAACGCCGCCTCCGAGGCCGCGTGGAACGTCCAGCACGCAGCCGGCGAGGTTCTCTGCGAAGAGATCGCCTCCGTCGACGCCGACTGCGCCCGGCGAGCCCACGAAGCCTTCCTGCGCCCCGTAAAAGCCGCGCCCACGCTGGTCAAATACGCCACCCCCAACGATTACCAGCGCGAAACCCGCAGCGAACTCGCCCACGCCGCAAAGTTCCTCATGGGCAGCCAGCCCATCGCCCCCTCACCCGTAGTCGATCTCCTCGACGGCGACGAGCCCCTCGAGGTCGAACTCGCCACCTCGCTCCTCTATCCACATTGCCACTACCCCTACCGGCAACTCCGGCACAGCGTCGCCGCTCTCAGCGCCAACCAGCGCGGCGAGATCATCTCCCTCGGCACAAAACATCGCGGCCGCCACGACGAGCTCCTCCGCAGCTTCTCCTCCGGCCACAGCCTCCGCTTCGACATCCTCATGGACATCGGTGGATTCCGCGACATGCACCGCCACCGCCGCTGCGTCCAGCTCCTCCAGCCCTACACCGACCTCCACGGCTACGACGAGCCCATCTGCCCCGGCCAACCTACCCTCGCCGAAGCCGGCCTCGAAACCCTCTACAGCGAAACCCTCGCCGTCACCTACGCCACCTACCGCAGCCTCCGCGACAGCGACATCCCCGAAGCCGCCCAATCCGCCCAGTATCTCCTGCCTCTGGCCACCCGCTGCCGCTCTCTCTTCAAGATGGACTTCGCCGAAGCCCTCTACATCTCCGAGCTCCGCAGCGGCGTCGCAGGCCACTTCAGCTACCGCCGCGTCGCCTGGGAGATGTACCGCGCAGTCGCCAAAAAGCACCCATCCCTCGCGCAATACTTCCGCATCGAAGACGTCAACGAGCCAGTAGACTTGCTGCGGAGATAA
- a CDS encoding YqjF family protein encodes MDVLSAVEHRPYALPAGRWRMGQRWNDLLFAHWPIAVDAMARLLPDELEVDSFDGWAWAGVVPFWMDQVRTRAVGEGCVTVPGTASFCELNLRTYVRSRKTGLCGVYFFSLDAASALAVVGARTLFHLPYFLADMQRETAEDGTIEYRSRRLLTGRNVRFEASYRGLGEVAGPSVYGTLEHFLTERYCLFTPHGRRVLVGHIHHLPWPLERAEAEIRVNELPAAHGITLPDCAPVLHFARELHVYIWSLREDGSQNQLNGFV; translated from the coding sequence ATGGATGTTTTGAGCGCCGTCGAGCATCGACCCTATGCATTGCCTGCTGGCCGATGGCGCATGGGGCAGCGGTGGAACGACCTGCTGTTCGCGCACTGGCCGATTGCGGTGGACGCGATGGCGCGGCTACTGCCTGATGAGCTCGAGGTGGATAGCTTCGACGGATGGGCGTGGGCGGGCGTGGTGCCGTTCTGGATGGACCAGGTGCGGACGCGGGCAGTGGGCGAGGGATGCGTCACGGTGCCGGGCACAGCTTCTTTTTGTGAGTTGAATCTGCGGACGTATGTGCGGTCGCGGAAGACCGGGCTGTGCGGGGTGTATTTTTTCTCGCTGGATGCGGCGAGTGCGCTGGCGGTTGTCGGGGCGCGGACGCTGTTTCACCTGCCGTATTTTCTGGCCGACATGCAGCGTGAGACCGCTGAGGATGGAACGATCGAGTACAGAAGCAGACGGCTGTTGACTGGGCGCAACGTTCGTTTTGAAGCGAGCTATCGCGGGCTGGGTGAGGTCGCGGGACCAAGTGTCTACGGCACGCTGGAACATTTTTTGACGGAGCGTTACTGTCTGTTTACGCCCCACGGCAGGAGGGTGCTGGTGGGGCATATTCATCATCTTCCCTGGCCGCTGGAACGGGCTGAGGCGGAGATTCGCGTGAATGAACTGCCTGCGGCGCATGGAATTACGCTGCCGGATTGTGCGCCGGTGTTGCACTTTGCGCGAGAGCTGCATGTTTATATCTGGTCGCTGCGTGAAGACGGTTCGCAGAATCAGCTGAACGGGTTCGTATAA